One Roseimaritima multifibrata DNA window includes the following coding sequences:
- a CDS encoding aldo/keto reductase codes for MTRRNLLQAGAALGVGSVVRSTASAQALKFQMSSGDVMKTKGLVDIAEKLPINETSGDKRYRPKFRMGLGGLAAGNGFNTVSNDEEILGMLNKAWDSGIRYFDTAPFYGLSLSERRYGDLLRNKKREDYVLSSKVGRILTPSSEPLEKKWHWANPSPFHYKYDYTAAGTRRSVEDSLHRIGVSSLDIVFIHDLSPQNSDMGEDWTKYFDQAVKGAMPELTKMREEGMIKAWGFGINTPHAIYKAVDVADPDICLLALQYSILDHQQALEKTFPLLDERDISVVVGAPLNGGFLAGRDRFNYSSKIPQPMRKKFTAIDSIAKKHGIDIKTAALQFAEAPSTVAAIVPGARTAQQVEENIASMKVQIPADFWRELKAANLIAEEAPTGTES; via the coding sequence ATGACACGAAGAAACTTGTTACAAGCAGGTGCGGCGTTGGGCGTTGGATCGGTCGTCCGTTCAACGGCTTCAGCGCAAGCACTGAAGTTCCAAATGTCCTCCGGCGACGTGATGAAGACGAAGGGTCTAGTGGATATCGCCGAGAAGTTACCCATCAATGAAACCAGCGGCGACAAACGCTATCGCCCCAAATTCAGGATGGGCTTGGGGGGCCTTGCCGCGGGCAATGGTTTTAACACGGTATCGAACGATGAAGAAATCCTTGGCATGCTCAATAAAGCCTGGGACTCGGGGATTCGGTATTTTGATACCGCACCGTTCTATGGGCTTAGCCTAAGCGAGAGGCGTTATGGTGACTTGCTGCGAAACAAGAAACGCGAGGACTATGTCTTGTCATCAAAGGTGGGGCGCATTCTCACCCCATCATCCGAACCACTAGAAAAAAAGTGGCATTGGGCGAACCCTTCTCCCTTCCACTACAAATACGACTATACGGCTGCGGGGACTCGTCGATCGGTCGAAGATAGCCTGCATCGGATCGGTGTCTCGTCGCTTGACATCGTGTTCATCCATGATCTTTCGCCCCAAAATAGTGACATGGGCGAAGACTGGACCAAGTATTTTGATCAAGCTGTCAAAGGCGCCATGCCTGAACTGACAAAGATGCGTGAAGAGGGCATGATCAAAGCATGGGGTTTTGGCATCAATACTCCCCATGCCATCTACAAGGCGGTTGACGTCGCCGATCCGGACATTTGTTTATTGGCTCTGCAATACTCTATTCTGGATCACCAACAAGCCCTTGAAAAAACGTTTCCTCTGCTGGATGAACGAGACATCTCGGTCGTCGTCGGCGCCCCACTGAACGGCGGATTTTTGGCAGGACGAGATCGGTTCAACTATTCGAGCAAGATTCCTCAGCCGATGAGGAAGAAATTTACCGCAATCGATTCGATTGCGAAAAAACATGGCATCGATATCAAAACCGCTGCGTTGCAATTTGCCGAGGCACCGTCGACGGTTGCGGCGATTGTCCCGGGCGCAAGAACCGCTCAGCAAGTGGAAGAAAATATCGCCTCGATGAAAGTTCAAATCCCGGCGGATTTCTGGAGGGAGTTGAAAGCCGCAAATCTCATCGCTGAAGAAGCTCCCACCGGTACCGAGAGTTGA
- a CDS encoding sigma-70 family RNA polymerase sigma factor — protein MAQNQFGNCEVIQEGSLAILPGSATAGDDRGREELIGMDRPWMRLVAGRYTRRIFKARYDQSDVVEVTLLEVCSSFPDFNGKTTQEITRWVEVILERTTLRMWREHVAKKRDVRRGLAMQACPSELSFLRPIPRDRVPSAQGMSGEQLLMVAQSSHSHPQRYRWAIELRFIAGLKLREIACQMETTIGVVAGSLRRGLEELNHTLPSGVRSNSGVHQ, from the coding sequence TTGGCTCAGAACCAGTTCGGAAATTGCGAAGTGATTCAGGAAGGTAGCCTCGCTATTTTGCCAGGGAGTGCGACCGCGGGGGACGATCGTGGTCGCGAAGAGTTGATTGGCATGGACCGTCCATGGATGCGTTTGGTTGCCGGTCGATACACGCGGCGGATTTTCAAGGCTAGATATGACCAGTCGGACGTCGTGGAAGTTACTTTGCTGGAAGTCTGTTCGTCATTCCCTGATTTCAACGGCAAGACGACGCAGGAGATCACGCGTTGGGTCGAAGTCATTTTGGAACGGACCACTCTGCGAATGTGGCGAGAGCACGTCGCCAAGAAACGTGACGTCCGCCGCGGACTTGCGATGCAGGCTTGTCCCTCGGAACTCTCGTTCCTAAGGCCTATTCCTCGCGATCGTGTTCCGTCGGCTCAAGGGATGTCTGGTGAGCAATTGCTGATGGTGGCCCAGTCGTCGCATTCGCATCCTCAGCGTTATCGCTGGGCAATCGAGCTCCGATTCATCGCTGGGCTCAAGTTGCGTGAAATCGCTTGCCAAATGGAAACGACCATCGGTGTCGTTGCGGGATCATTGCGTCGCGGCTTGGAGGAGTTAAATCATACTTTGCCCTCGGGAGTCCGATCGAATTCAGGTGTGCACCAATAG
- a CDS encoding WD40 repeat domain-containing serine/threonine protein kinase: MNDNPADDSALDELVAQYLEAIDDGRSIPVQAIAGIDPRVRERFIRFVELAGDMATVPAATVDHPHRIPSSKENFDKCGVDYGEFRVIRTLGVGGMGIVYLAKHRENEKLVAIKVLRQSIAQHRSLNQRFQREVQAIASLSHANIVPLVATGIEPEHAFLAMELVDGLTLTEVIAYAEIQLSEEPHNERQDDAHTKVGQADDGSLSRTPVTSVSAAECAASFLDPVNYFPGIALIAATIADALAVAHRSGIVHRDIKPSNILLDAKGKAWLTDFGLASFSDDQTALTMTGEIIGTPAYMSPEQTMGPSAQVDSRSDLYSLGATLYELATFQKPFVGNRHQILFGVMRGDISAPRAVRSKVPADLEAIILKAMAQLPGDRYQSATAMAEDLRRFAAGKLVHAKGPNRFERTYRWIERNPLVTLTSLLGLIATIVAIFIVQAVKANALQAVNRTQETMNRVLSHSNQALIAREQELRQQLYISDVAAAFEAFDERDSPVVRQLLLQHQDPSKDADMRGFAWHFLDSLSSTSQPIVLTKHDGPATEVALFPGSKQAISVGFDGKAHVFNLDGDADTKIIEVGKKLESVAVSSDGSSILTGANAVEGPNSIHRCDVKTGRVIATWPGHANSVDAAAISPDGSLFATADRYNEIQIHDGDGVLKHRIEAASRNESMAFFNSNDFLAAIIRRPVGGDTVQICDLTNGQMSELDFGMDTKTFAFSASSAIDSTCAVVAAGMDRIGVLQWPSEKPILKEQEIVGRIRCVDISPDGEIIAAGCDEGSVYVWDLTNLDKQQPTHPPQVIYASEQRITSVKIVVGAGDLNAQDSDPRRGILAASDDGYVRLWSLPKKNPRPLFAASENLLHNYVSSNWRGADDHGAFYMRFGDSSIGILDASLNFRRIHGPPADTLEKIAVTDDDQHIVVSTPDEIVRLNPQSGRIERRVDKSDPEQACAAMMVVGDELFALFNDHLMIIDLETFETKDVCGLPDDNARELVRVPGTGKVYVVTRLNIHELDQGRLSTIATSPSTAENYMHVEFSKSANKRALCFQNGSIRIESCDGAVPPVLLLGHRKKPLACLFLDDDRTLVSSSDDNTIRFWNVATGRELGTLNLPNSAATSLYYFPTVGKFVTTHHEDLPQVWSLTFDD, translated from the coding sequence ATGAACGACAATCCGGCGGATGATTCCGCCTTGGATGAATTGGTCGCGCAATATCTCGAAGCCATCGATGACGGACGTTCCATTCCAGTCCAAGCAATCGCTGGGATTGATCCGAGAGTTCGCGAACGGTTCATTCGCTTCGTCGAATTGGCAGGCGACATGGCTACGGTCCCCGCGGCCACAGTCGACCACCCTCATAGGATCCCTTCGTCGAAGGAGAACTTTGACAAATGCGGTGTCGATTACGGGGAGTTTCGAGTCATTCGGACGCTCGGTGTCGGCGGCATGGGAATCGTTTATCTCGCCAAGCACCGTGAGAACGAGAAACTTGTCGCGATTAAGGTGCTTCGGCAATCGATCGCCCAGCATCGGAGCTTGAATCAACGTTTCCAGCGCGAAGTCCAAGCGATTGCTTCCCTTTCGCATGCGAACATCGTCCCCCTGGTCGCGACGGGCATCGAGCCGGAACACGCCTTCTTGGCAATGGAGTTGGTCGACGGCCTGACTCTCACCGAAGTGATCGCATACGCCGAAATTCAGTTGTCTGAAGAACCGCATAACGAAAGACAAGACGACGCCCACACAAAAGTCGGACAAGCGGATGACGGTTCGCTTTCGAGAACGCCGGTGACTTCTGTTTCGGCGGCCGAATGTGCGGCTTCGTTTCTGGACCCAGTCAATTACTTCCCTGGCATCGCCTTGATCGCTGCGACGATCGCTGACGCGCTCGCAGTGGCGCATCGATCCGGGATTGTGCATCGAGATATCAAACCGTCCAATATTTTGCTCGATGCCAAGGGCAAAGCGTGGTTGACCGATTTTGGTCTCGCCTCGTTCTCCGATGATCAAACCGCATTAACGATGACCGGTGAAATCATCGGGACTCCTGCGTACATGAGTCCCGAACAAACGATGGGGCCGAGCGCGCAAGTGGATTCGCGAAGCGATCTATATAGCCTCGGTGCCACGCTGTATGAGCTTGCCACGTTCCAAAAACCGTTTGTCGGAAACCGTCACCAAATCTTGTTTGGTGTGATGCGAGGCGATATCAGTGCTCCGCGTGCGGTACGATCGAAAGTTCCGGCCGATTTGGAAGCCATCATTCTTAAGGCAATGGCTCAATTACCAGGCGATCGTTACCAGTCGGCGACGGCGATGGCAGAGGATCTAAGGCGTTTTGCTGCGGGCAAACTCGTGCACGCCAAAGGCCCGAATCGGTTTGAGCGAACATATCGCTGGATCGAGCGAAATCCGTTGGTGACACTCACGTCCCTTCTAGGATTGATCGCAACGATAGTCGCCATCTTCATCGTTCAAGCCGTAAAAGCGAATGCACTGCAGGCAGTCAATCGAACACAGGAAACCATGAACCGAGTGCTTTCTCATTCCAACCAAGCTTTAATCGCTCGCGAGCAAGAACTGCGTCAACAACTCTACATTTCCGACGTGGCTGCCGCTTTCGAAGCGTTCGATGAACGTGACTCGCCCGTAGTTCGGCAACTGCTCCTGCAGCATCAAGACCCGTCAAAAGATGCGGATATGAGAGGCTTTGCATGGCACTTTCTCGATAGCCTTTCAAGTACTTCCCAGCCGATCGTACTAACCAAACATGATGGCCCCGCCACTGAGGTGGCTCTGTTTCCTGGATCCAAGCAAGCCATTTCAGTCGGCTTTGATGGAAAGGCGCACGTATTCAATCTTGATGGCGACGCAGACACGAAGATTATCGAGGTTGGTAAGAAACTGGAAAGTGTTGCTGTCTCTTCCGACGGTTCTTCGATCCTGACCGGGGCCAACGCCGTCGAAGGGCCCAATAGCATTCACCGTTGCGATGTTAAGACAGGCAGGGTGATAGCGACGTGGCCCGGGCATGCCAATTCTGTCGATGCTGCAGCGATCTCGCCGGACGGATCCCTTTTCGCAACCGCCGACCGTTACAACGAGATTCAAATTCATGACGGTGATGGAGTACTCAAGCACCGTATCGAGGCGGCGTCACGCAACGAGTCGATGGCCTTTTTCAACAGCAATGATTTTCTTGCGGCCATCATTCGTCGACCCGTCGGTGGTGATACGGTGCAAATCTGTGACTTGACCAATGGCCAGATGTCGGAATTAGACTTTGGAATGGATACAAAAACGTTTGCGTTTTCGGCGTCCAGTGCGATTGATTCAACCTGTGCGGTCGTCGCGGCAGGCATGGATAGAATTGGCGTCCTCCAGTGGCCCAGCGAAAAGCCGATTCTCAAAGAACAAGAGATTGTCGGGAGAATTCGATGTGTCGATATCAGTCCCGATGGAGAGATCATCGCTGCCGGATGCGACGAGGGTAGTGTCTATGTTTGGGATTTGACGAATTTGGACAAACAGCAGCCGACTCATCCGCCTCAGGTGATCTACGCGAGCGAACAGAGGATTACGAGTGTGAAGATCGTGGTAGGGGCAGGAGATCTTAACGCGCAGGACTCGGATCCGCGGCGCGGAATCCTAGCCGCATCGGACGACGGCTACGTGCGACTTTGGTCTTTGCCGAAGAAAAATCCCCGACCACTATTTGCCGCCTCCGAGAACCTGCTCCACAACTATGTGAGTTCAAATTGGCGTGGTGCAGACGATCATGGGGCTTTCTATATGCGATTCGGAGATAGCTCCATCGGTATTCTCGATGCATCGCTAAATTTTCGTCGGATCCATGGTCCGCCGGCGGATACATTAGAAAAGATCGCTGTAACGGACGACGACCAGCACATTGTCGTCTCCACGCCGGACGAGATTGTTCGTCTTAATCCACAAAGTGGCCGCATCGAACGTCGAGTCGACAAGAGTGATCCGGAGCAAGCCTGTGCAGCGATGATGGTCGTGGGTGACGAGCTGTTTGCGTTATTCAATGACCATCTGATGATCATCGATCTTGAAACCTTCGAAACGAAAGATGTCTGCGGGTTGCCGGATGACAATGCAAGAGAACTTGTTCGCGTCCCTGGCACCGGAAAGGTTTACGTTGTCACGCGATTGAATATCCATGAACTGGATCAAGGGAGGTTATCTACGATCGCGACATCACCGTCGACAGCCGAAAATTACATGCACGTGGAGTTCTCCAAATCCGCAAATAAACGCGCCCTTTGCTTTCAGAACGGAAGCATTCGCATTGAATCTTGTGATGGTGCCGTCCCTCCGGTCTTGCTGCTTGGACATCGCAAGAAACCCCTCGCCTGTCTGTTCCTAGACGATGATCGGACACTGGTGTCGAGCTCGGACGACAACACGATTCGGTTTTGGAACGTCGCAACGGGGCGTGAATTAGGCACGCTAAATCTGCCAAACTCTGCCGCCACTTCGCTGTATTATTTCCCAACAGTCGGAAAGTTCGTGACCACGCATCACGAAGATCTCCCGCAAGTCTGGTCCCTAACGTTCGATGACTAA
- a CDS encoding PQQ-like beta-propeller repeat protein, protein MTHPPTLFRITLACVLGSSLLNGSSLAASDVTWPGFLGPQRDGWVDHFEPPAEWPKSLTKVWQVDVGTGYGSPLVADDRVYQHARQGNDEVLQCLELPTGKQIWKQTHVVPFKASSGGERHGDGPKSSPIIADGRIFTLSSLGEISAWDAESGDLLWRRDYRKRFPQNHPNWGASTSPIVDGDRVIAHVGNDDEGALIALDVKTGDEIWSQGNDGAAYSSPLAVEIHGVRQIVDWNHRALVGVDRDSGVALWEFPLPQYTSNQNMPTPTLHNGRILLGGENRGIYGLEPEMKDGKWSVKERWFQKDVALDMSTAVINGDLLFGFSHYKKGQLFCLDTATGEVLWQGPGRTGANVAFLSIPDHVVALLDNGQLQVIKATDGALEEVASYQVADSPTWAPPVLLKNGLLIKDQTSLALWSFE, encoded by the coding sequence ATGACTCACCCTCCAACGCTATTTCGGATTACTTTGGCATGCGTGCTCGGTTCTTCTTTGCTAAACGGTTCGTCGTTGGCGGCCAGCGATGTGACTTGGCCCGGTTTCCTCGGCCCGCAACGCGACGGCTGGGTCGATCATTTTGAGCCGCCTGCTGAGTGGCCGAAATCGCTAACCAAGGTGTGGCAGGTGGATGTTGGCACGGGATACGGGTCTCCGCTGGTGGCCGATGATCGCGTTTATCAGCACGCTCGCCAGGGGAATGACGAAGTGTTGCAGTGTTTGGAACTGCCTACGGGAAAGCAGATTTGGAAGCAGACTCACGTGGTTCCTTTCAAAGCCTCGTCGGGTGGTGAGCGACATGGAGATGGCCCGAAGTCATCCCCCATCATCGCCGACGGCCGAATCTTCACCTTGAGCAGCCTTGGTGAAATTTCTGCATGGGACGCGGAGTCGGGCGATCTGTTGTGGCGCCGTGACTACCGGAAACGCTTCCCGCAAAATCACCCTAACTGGGGCGCCTCCACTTCGCCAATTGTTGACGGGGATCGCGTGATCGCTCACGTTGGCAATGACGACGAAGGAGCATTGATTGCTTTGGACGTGAAAACGGGCGACGAAATTTGGAGTCAGGGCAATGATGGAGCTGCCTATTCGTCGCCGTTGGCTGTCGAAATTCATGGTGTCCGCCAGATCGTTGATTGGAACCATCGTGCCCTTGTGGGTGTGGACCGTGACTCGGGTGTGGCGTTGTGGGAGTTCCCCCTACCGCAATACACCAGCAACCAAAATATGCCGACGCCGACGTTGCACAACGGGCGGATTCTATTGGGCGGCGAGAATCGAGGCATCTATGGTCTGGAACCAGAGATGAAAGACGGCAAGTGGTCGGTAAAGGAACGTTGGTTCCAAAAAGACGTCGCTTTGGACATGAGTACCGCCGTGATCAACGGAGACCTGTTGTTTGGGTTCTCGCACTACAAGAAGGGGCAACTGTTCTGCCTGGACACCGCGACCGGTGAAGTGCTGTGGCAGGGGCCGGGACGAACGGGAGCTAACGTGGCGTTCCTGTCGATTCCGGACCACGTTGTCGCCTTGCTGGACAATGGGCAACTGCAGGTGATCAAGGCCACCGACGGTGCTCTTGAAGAAGTCGCCAGTTACCAGGTCGCCGATAGCCCCACATGGGCACCGCCAGTACTGTTGAAGAACGGTCTCCTGATCAAGGATCAGACAAGTTTAGCGTTGTGGTCGTTCGAATAG
- a CDS encoding glucuronyl esterase domain-containing protein gives MSARIIFIVLVVSWISQRAMLVPLRAEEPNWEPRPFDKLPIVETLPDLLNFEDGKPVVTKQDWLRRRKELQAILEYYAYGHSPPRPATIHSETTRISTLPDSTISEELITLSVAEHKAVRFRIAVYRPDTDKPLPVIVREEHALGHTEEVPLVVGREFMFVEFAREDLAPDEANVVGPAQAAYPEYDWATLAVWAWGAMRVVDYLESRDDVDLTRIGIVGHSRGGKMSLLAGALDQRFSLVAANGSGAGGAGSFRIQGKRVETLELITRPDRFGYWFHPRLRQFAGHESRLPFDQHFLKALVAPRALICTDAIDDQWANPEGNRITSKAAQPAFELLGAKDHNSLRFRPGNHDLLAEDWNSILDFAQWHWYGNRPSDIKPYFDYR, from the coding sequence ATGAGCGCTCGCATTATCTTTATTGTCCTCGTTGTGTCATGGATCTCGCAAAGAGCGATGCTAGTTCCTCTGCGTGCGGAAGAACCCAACTGGGAACCGCGTCCATTCGATAAGCTGCCGATCGTTGAGACGCTGCCCGACTTGCTGAATTTCGAAGACGGAAAACCGGTGGTGACGAAGCAAGATTGGCTGCGGAGACGCAAGGAACTGCAAGCGATCCTTGAGTATTACGCTTACGGCCATTCGCCACCACGGCCTGCTACCATTCATTCCGAAACAACCCGCATTTCAACACTCCCAGATAGTACCATTTCGGAGGAACTGATTACTCTTTCGGTTGCCGAGCATAAGGCCGTGCGGTTTCGAATTGCCGTCTATCGCCCCGACACCGACAAACCACTCCCTGTGATCGTTCGCGAAGAGCATGCACTCGGACATACCGAAGAGGTTCCGCTGGTCGTTGGACGCGAGTTCATGTTTGTGGAATTCGCCCGGGAAGACCTCGCCCCAGACGAGGCCAACGTGGTTGGGCCCGCGCAGGCGGCCTATCCCGAATACGACTGGGCAACCCTTGCCGTTTGGGCCTGGGGGGCCATGCGTGTCGTCGACTACCTGGAATCACGCGATGATGTTGACTTAACGCGGATCGGTATCGTTGGCCATTCACGAGGTGGAAAAATGTCACTGTTGGCCGGTGCACTCGATCAGCGATTTAGCCTTGTCGCTGCTAACGGTTCTGGCGCTGGTGGCGCGGGTAGTTTTCGAATCCAAGGCAAGCGTGTGGAGACCCTGGAATTGATCACTCGTCCAGATCGATTCGGCTATTGGTTTCACCCCCGTCTTCGACAATTTGCTGGCCATGAATCACGCCTACCCTTCGATCAGCATTTCCTCAAAGCTCTCGTTGCTCCACGTGCACTCATTTGCACCGACGCCATCGATGATCAGTGGGCAAATCCCGAAGGAAATCGCATTACAAGCAAGGCCGCTCAGCCAGCCTTTGAACTGCTAGGTGCGAAAGACCACAACTCGCTCCGCTTCCGCCCCGGTAACCACGACCTACTCGCGGAGGATTGGAATTCGATTTTGGATTTTGCTCAGTGGCATTGGTACGGCAATCGCCCAAGCGACATCAAACCCTACTTCGATTATCGGTAG
- a CDS encoding alpha/beta fold hydrolase yields MNQSIRCVLASLIVMVLTSVVAVGQESPSYNDQLDEYPYPFPVQTFEFVSQRQTLQMAYMHLKGSDAMPTVVLLHGKNFSGSYWEQTAKFLQSKGYSVLIPDQIGFGKSSKPAYYQFGFPQLAHNTRLLIESLGIDKPIIVGHSMGGMLATRYTLMFQSDVTRLILVNPIGLEDYLKFVQYKDVQFFYQNEIKNTPAGIKAYQLKNYYDGKWDPAYDELIKIHVGWINGPDWERVAWNNAMTYDMIFSQPVCNEWADITAPTRLIIGTRDRTGPGRGWMKPGVERELGQYQNLGKQTAAAIENSQLFELEGLGHMPQIEAFDRFRVEFEKALSP; encoded by the coding sequence ATGAATCAAAGTATTCGATGCGTCCTTGCCAGTCTGATTGTGATGGTACTGACGTCGGTGGTGGCGGTCGGTCAAGAATCGCCGTCATACAATGACCAACTGGATGAGTATCCCTATCCGTTCCCCGTTCAGACGTTTGAATTCGTCTCGCAGCGACAAACATTACAGATGGCCTATATGCATTTAAAAGGTTCTGATGCGATGCCGACGGTTGTCTTGCTGCATGGCAAGAATTTCTCCGGTTCGTACTGGGAACAGACGGCGAAGTTTTTGCAGTCGAAAGGCTATTCTGTCTTGATTCCCGATCAAATCGGCTTTGGCAAATCGTCCAAACCTGCCTACTACCAATTCGGTTTTCCGCAGCTCGCGCACAACACGCGGCTATTGATAGAATCGCTTGGAATCGACAAGCCGATCATCGTCGGACACTCGATGGGGGGCATGTTGGCAACGCGATACACGCTGATGTTCCAGAGTGATGTCACGCGTTTGATTCTGGTGAATCCGATTGGTCTGGAAGACTATTTGAAATTTGTGCAGTACAAAGATGTGCAATTCTTCTACCAGAACGAAATCAAAAATACACCTGCTGGCATCAAGGCGTATCAGCTGAAAAACTACTACGACGGCAAATGGGATCCGGCGTATGACGAATTGATAAAGATTCACGTCGGTTGGATTAACGGGCCCGATTGGGAGCGAGTCGCTTGGAACAACGCAATGACCTACGACATGATTTTCTCGCAACCCGTGTGCAACGAATGGGCCGACATCACGGCTCCCACGCGGCTGATTATCGGAACTCGCGATCGAACTGGGCCAGGACGTGGTTGGATGAAACCGGGCGTCGAGCGAGAATTGGGCCAGTATCAGAATCTGGGCAAGCAGACTGCGGCGGCTATTGAGAATAGCCAACTGTTTGAACTGGAGGGTCTTGGCCACATGCCTCAAATCGAAGCCTTCGACCGATTCCGCGTCGAGTTCGAGAAAGCGTTGAGCCCTTGA
- a CDS encoding alpha-L-fucosidase, whose amino-acid sequence MNPDGVTAIIASSGTLSGNAKRHFRSGNVVHGFESPQDTVTWTVDVPKADDYVIDVLLSKLEPTQLEVSSGDSVLTAPSMIRTWEYRPFFWRQELPGTLHLKAGVNQITLRLPDAIPATASAGKNANQSSRFGQGVTEEFHLFSIELGTAGARQRQMERAKAIRGDVSWMIDGKYGIFVHWSSQSRGFNIDEKRAEWFQKSVEMFDVTAFADAIERTGAAWITFTATHQGFYWPGPSAAIDKVAPGRTAHRDLLGEIIDELDQRGIRTLFYLHTGYNGYDPKVWREALGANDADTKRFSDNIEAILRECSLRYGEKLMGFGYMDGALAWDYPLRPSWEGWARAIKAGNPNAIVGLSSNRGPSVSPFSELAVTDGGSELRQVDPQLIGPGKQLGDVSPAWWCLMDQGGWFQNQPMKGRYGPGPVHSTEAYVDFFKRMAEAKVPVTINLIMTADVTDDHPIFNPECMAVMEEVRKAIRGK is encoded by the coding sequence TTGAATCCTGATGGCGTGACAGCGATCATTGCTTCAAGTGGAACATTGTCCGGCAACGCGAAGCGTCACTTCCGAAGTGGCAATGTGGTGCACGGTTTTGAGTCTCCGCAGGATACGGTGACCTGGACGGTCGATGTTCCGAAAGCAGATGATTACGTGATCGATGTGCTGCTGAGCAAGCTGGAGCCGACGCAACTGGAAGTGAGTTCGGGAGACTCGGTTCTGACCGCGCCGTCCATGATCAGGACCTGGGAGTATCGCCCATTTTTCTGGCGTCAGGAACTACCGGGCACATTGCATTTAAAGGCCGGTGTGAACCAGATCACCCTACGTCTGCCGGATGCAATCCCGGCAACAGCGTCCGCTGGAAAAAACGCCAACCAGTCGTCGCGCTTCGGCCAAGGGGTGACGGAGGAATTTCACCTGTTTTCCATCGAATTGGGAACCGCCGGTGCGCGTCAACGGCAAATGGAACGCGCCAAGGCGATTCGAGGCGATGTCTCGTGGATGATCGATGGCAAGTACGGCATCTTCGTCCACTGGTCATCCCAAAGCCGTGGATTCAACATCGACGAAAAGAGAGCCGAATGGTTCCAGAAGTCCGTGGAGATGTTCGATGTGACGGCTTTTGCGGATGCCATTGAGCGTACCGGTGCCGCATGGATCACTTTTACCGCGACACACCAAGGATTCTATTGGCCCGGGCCAAGCGCAGCCATCGACAAGGTTGCGCCGGGACGTACCGCCCATCGCGACCTGCTGGGCGAAATCATTGATGAACTGGACCAGCGGGGCATTCGCACGCTGTTTTATCTGCATACCGGCTACAACGGTTACGACCCCAAGGTGTGGCGGGAGGCGTTGGGCGCCAATGATGCCGACACCAAACGTTTCAGCGACAATATCGAGGCGATTCTTCGCGAATGCAGCCTCCGCTATGGCGAGAAGCTGATGGGATTCGGCTACATGGATGGGGCACTTGCCTGGGACTATCCCCTCAGGCCATCCTGGGAAGGCTGGGCTCGCGCGATCAAAGCAGGCAATCCCAATGCCATCGTGGGGCTCAGTTCCAACCGGGGCCCGTCCGTCAGTCCGTTCAGTGAATTGGCCGTCACCGATGGTGGGAGTGAATTACGCCAGGTCGATCCACAGTTGATCGGTCCCGGAAAGCAATTGGGGGATGTTTCTCCGGCATGGTGGTGCCTGATGGACCAGGGCGGTTGGTTCCAGAATCAGCCGATGAAAGGCCGCTACGGCCCCGGACCAGTACATTCGACAGAGGCGTACGTTGACTTCTTCAAACGGATGGCAGAGGCCAAGGTTCCCGTGACCATCAACCTGATCATGACCGCCGATGTTACCGATGACCATCCGATCTTTAACCCCGAATGCATGGCGGTCATGGAAGAAGTCCGCAAGGCCATACGTGGGAAATAG